TCTTTTCTGCTGGGCTGCAGCTTCACTTTTGAGCGCGCCTTAAAACAGGCCGGGATTCCGATAAGACATCAGCAGGAAAATAAGAATGTGCCGATGTACATAACAGATATCGACTGCACGCCGGCCGGTGAATTTTCCGGTCCTCTGGTGGTATCTATGCGGCCGATGCCGGGAAGATTGATCTCCAGAGCAGTCCGGATAACTTCGGCCTATCCCGATGTGCACGGAGCACCGGTACATATCGGGGCGCCAAAAGAGATCGGCATACAAAATCTGAACGAACCTGATTTCGGTGACAGAGTAACTGTAAAGCCGGAAGAGTATCCGGTCTTCTGGGCCTGCGGTGTTACTCCCCAGCTGGCGATCAGAAAAAATGCACTGCCGCTGGTTATAACCCACTCACCCGGCCACATGTTCATAACAGATATAAAGAATGAGGAGTTGAGCAGAGATCAGCCTGCATCCGGCCAATTTGTTTAATCATCGATAAAAATCTGAAAGCAGCAAAATTAATTATCTCG
The sequence above is drawn from the Halarsenatibacter silvermanii genome and encodes:
- a CDS encoding putative hydro-lyase, which encodes MSSENPARIRRLIRRGEINQPTPGLAEEYSQANLVILPEEYAFEFFLFSFRNTKPCPLLDILEAGEVNPPSTPGADIRTDLPSYRIYRRGELHEETDSIKDYWRDDLVSFLLGCSFTFERALKQAGIPIRHQQENKNVPMYITDIDCTPAGEFSGPLVVSMRPMPGRLISRAVRITSAYPDVHGAPVHIGAPKEIGIQNLNEPDFGDRVTVKPEEYPVFWACGVTPQLAIRKNALPLVITHSPGHMFITDIKNEELSRDQPASGQFV